In Georgenia soli, a genomic segment contains:
- a CDS encoding aminotransferase class I/II-fold pyridoxal phosphate-dependent enzyme: MRILDRVAELRAAGRDVVSLCAGEPSGGAPAAVHARAARIHAERAELGYTSALGVRPLREAIAAHYGRWYGLAVDPSEVAVTTGSSGAFVLSFLAAFDVGDRVALARPGYPAYRNILASLGCEVVEVDCGPAERFQPTPAALDVVVAETGPIAGLVLASPANPTGTMVSRAELTALAAWCAANGVRLVSDEIYHGITYPEDPAVPGAKGVCAWETDRSAVVVSSFSKYWGMTGWRLGWALVPADLRQAVDALAGNVALCPPTPAQHAAVEAFSPEAYAEAEARVADFAATRALLLGQLGRLGWGTVAPADGAFYLYADVAPKLGPFPDSAAWCAALLEEEGVAVVPGADFDAAHGTTFVRLSLAAGRAAVAEAVERIVRFQDRHA, translated from the coding sequence ATGCGGATCCTCGACCGGGTGGCCGAGCTGCGCGCCGCCGGCCGTGACGTGGTCTCGCTGTGCGCGGGTGAGCCCTCGGGCGGGGCGCCGGCCGCCGTGCACGCCCGGGCCGCGCGCATCCACGCCGAGCGGGCGGAGCTCGGCTACACCTCCGCGCTCGGGGTGCGCCCGCTGCGCGAGGCGATCGCCGCCCACTACGGCCGCTGGTACGGCCTCGCCGTCGACCCCTCCGAGGTCGCGGTCACCACCGGCTCCTCCGGCGCCTTCGTGCTCAGCTTCCTCGCCGCGTTCGACGTCGGCGACCGCGTCGCCCTCGCCCGCCCCGGCTACCCCGCGTACCGCAACATCCTCGCCTCGCTCGGCTGCGAGGTGGTGGAGGTCGACTGCGGCCCGGCGGAGCGCTTCCAGCCCACCCCGGCGGCCCTCGACGTCGTCGTCGCCGAGACCGGCCCCATCGCCGGGCTCGTCCTCGCCTCGCCCGCCAACCCCACGGGCACGATGGTCTCCCGCGCCGAGCTCACCGCCCTGGCCGCGTGGTGCGCCGCCAACGGCGTGCGCCTGGTCAGCGACGAGATCTACCACGGCATCACCTACCCGGAGGACCCGGCGGTGCCCGGCGCGAAGGGCGTCTGCGCGTGGGAGACCGACCGCTCCGCCGTCGTCGTCTCGTCCTTCAGCAAGTACTGGGGCATGACGGGGTGGCGGCTCGGGTGGGCGCTCGTGCCCGCCGACCTGCGCCAGGCCGTCGACGCCCTCGCCGGCAACGTCGCCCTGTGCCCGCCCACCCCGGCCCAGCACGCCGCCGTCGAGGCCTTCAGCCCCGAGGCGTACGCCGAGGCCGAGGCGCGCGTCGCGGACTTCGCCGCCACCCGCGCGCTCCTCCTGGGGCAGCTGGGCCGCCTGGGCTGGGGGACCGTCGCCCCGGCCGACGGCGCCTTCTACCTCTACGCCGACGTCGCCCCGAAGCTCGGCCCCTTCCCGGACTCCGCGGCCTGGTGCGCGGCGCTGCTCGAGGAGGAGGGGGTCGCCGTCGTCCCCGGGGCCGACTTCGACGCCGCGCACGGCACGACGTTCGTCCGGCTCTCACTCGCCGCCGGCCGGGCGGCGGTGGCGGAGGCCGTCGAGCGGATCGTGCGGTTCCAGGACCGGCACGCCTGA
- a CDS encoding GNAT family N-acetyltransferase codes for MTIRPATPADVPTIVQLVRDLATYEREPDAVRLTEEGLETALFGEAPAVFAHVAEDETGSVQGFALWFRNFSTWEGVHGIYLEDLYVRPEARGQGLGKALLRTLAELAVERGYARVEWAVLNWNAPSIAFYRSLGARPQEEWSTFRLTGEALAALGAPADVPEP; via the coding sequence GTGACCATTCGCCCCGCCACGCCCGCAGATGTCCCGACCATCGTCCAGCTGGTCCGGGACCTCGCGACCTACGAGCGCGAGCCGGACGCCGTCCGCCTCACCGAGGAGGGCCTCGAGACGGCACTCTTCGGCGAGGCGCCGGCGGTCTTCGCGCACGTCGCGGAGGACGAGACTGGCTCGGTGCAGGGCTTCGCACTGTGGTTCCGCAACTTCTCCACGTGGGAGGGCGTGCACGGCATCTACCTCGAGGACCTGTACGTCCGCCCCGAGGCACGCGGCCAGGGCCTCGGGAAGGCCCTGCTGCGGACGCTGGCCGAGCTCGCCGTCGAGCGCGGCTACGCCCGGGTGGAGTGGGCCGTGCTGAACTGGAACGCTCCCTCGATCGCCTTCTACCGCTCGCTGGGCGCGCGTCCGCAGGAGGAGTGGTCGACGTTCCGCCTGACCGGCGAGGCCCTGGCGGCGCTGGGCGCGCCTGCGGACGTCCCTGAGCCGTAG
- a CDS encoding Rieske (2Fe-2S) protein, which translates to MFLAKAMRSLEKAKILDPAVDAVVGAVNTVLPPGEVKDALHGKPLGHALHPMLVTLPIGLNIGVAILDLAGGKAARPAAQRLLGAAILSVAPAAAAGLADWSELGSAKRPKRVGLVHAGSNVVASSFFVASWFARRAGRHTSGKMFSMLGMTGLGVGGYLGGHLAYAQGVAVNRNADRTPKPREWKDAAAVSDLEAGMVRVEVSGQPVLLTRHDGELYATGAVCSHMGGPLEEGELEDGCVVCPWHGSHFRLADGEVERGPASVGILSYDVRVSGDRVEVRARG; encoded by the coding sequence ATGTTCCTCGCCAAGGCGATGCGCTCGCTCGAGAAGGCCAAGATCCTGGACCCGGCGGTCGACGCCGTCGTCGGCGCCGTCAACACCGTGCTGCCGCCGGGCGAGGTCAAGGACGCCCTGCACGGCAAGCCGCTCGGACATGCCCTGCACCCGATGCTGGTCACGCTGCCCATCGGGCTGAACATCGGCGTGGCCATCCTCGACCTCGCCGGCGGCAAGGCGGCCCGGCCGGCCGCGCAGCGCCTCCTCGGCGCGGCGATCCTCAGCGTCGCCCCGGCGGCGGCCGCGGGCCTGGCCGACTGGTCCGAGCTCGGCTCCGCCAAGCGCCCCAAGCGGGTCGGTCTGGTCCACGCCGGCTCCAACGTCGTCGCCTCCTCCTTCTTCGTCGCCAGCTGGTTCGCGCGGCGGGCGGGCCGGCACACGAGCGGCAAGATGTTCTCGATGCTCGGGATGACCGGCCTCGGCGTCGGCGGGTACCTCGGGGGGCACCTCGCCTACGCCCAGGGCGTGGCGGTCAACCGCAACGCCGACCGCACCCCGAAGCCCCGCGAGTGGAAGGACGCGGCGGCGGTGTCGGACCTCGAGGCCGGCATGGTGCGCGTGGAGGTCTCCGGCCAGCCGGTCCTCCTCACCCGGCACGACGGCGAGCTCTACGCCACCGGCGCGGTGTGCTCCCACATGGGCGGCCCGCTCGAGGAGGGCGAGCTCGAGGACGGGTGCGTCGTCTGCCCCTGGCACGGCAGCCACTTCCGGCTGGCCGACGGCGAGGTCGAGCGCGGCCCCGCGAGCGTCGGGATCCTCTCCTACGACGTGCGGGTCAGCGGCGACCGGGTCGAGGTCCGCGCCCGCGGCTGA
- a CDS encoding prenyltransferase — protein sequence MSATLSRATPGGAVRQLLGASRPISWINTAYPFAAAYVMTTGRVDLPLVVGALYFLVPYNLAMYGINDVFDYESDLRNPRKGGVEGVVLDRRWHRLVLVAAAVTNLPFLVYLVAVGTAASTAVLAVSVFAVVAYSAKGLRFKEKPVLDSATSATHFVSPAVFGLALAGAQSSVPVVAAMVAFFLWGMASQTFGAVQDIVADREGGIASVATWLGARRTVRAAMAGYGLSAAVMLLAGWPGALAAVVPLMYVVSIAPFRNLEDAECDRARPGWRRFLWLNLVSGFLITQLLIVIGLGWV from the coding sequence ATGAGCGCGACGCTCTCCCGGGCGACCCCCGGCGGCGCGGTGCGCCAGCTGCTCGGGGCGTCCCGCCCGATCAGCTGGATCAACACCGCCTACCCCTTCGCCGCCGCCTACGTGATGACCACCGGCCGGGTCGACCTGCCGCTCGTCGTCGGCGCCCTGTACTTCCTCGTCCCGTACAACCTCGCGATGTACGGGATCAACGACGTCTTCGACTACGAGTCCGACCTGCGCAACCCCCGCAAGGGCGGTGTGGAGGGCGTGGTGCTCGACCGGCGCTGGCACCGCCTCGTCCTGGTCGCGGCCGCCGTCACGAACCTGCCCTTCCTCGTCTACCTCGTCGCCGTCGGGACGGCCGCGTCCACGGCGGTGCTGGCGGTGTCGGTCTTCGCCGTCGTCGCCTACTCGGCCAAGGGCCTGCGGTTCAAGGAGAAGCCGGTCCTGGACTCGGCCACGTCGGCCACCCACTTCGTCAGCCCGGCGGTGTTCGGCCTGGCGCTGGCGGGGGCGCAGTCGAGCGTGCCGGTGGTCGCCGCGATGGTCGCGTTCTTCCTGTGGGGCATGGCGTCCCAGACGTTCGGGGCGGTGCAGGACATCGTCGCGGACCGGGAGGGCGGCATCGCCTCCGTCGCCACGTGGCTCGGCGCGCGCAGGACCGTGCGCGCCGCGATGGCCGGCTACGGGCTCTCCGCCGCCGTGATGCTCCTGGCGGGGTGGCCGGGTGCGCTCGCGGCCGTCGTGCCGCTGATGTACGTGGTGAGCATCGCGCCGTTCCGGAACCTCGAGGACGCCGAGTGCGACCGTGCCCGGCCGGGGTGGCGGCGCTTCCTCTGGCTCAACCTCGTCAGCGGGTTCCTGATCACCCAGCTGCTGATCGTCATCGGGCTGGGCTGGGTCTGA
- a CDS encoding lycopene cyclase domain-containing protein → MSYATMALIFLAGAAVVAVLCLLPAWPPSVRWRAVVGLVALALAVLTAVFDSVMIAADLFRYDESMLSGARVLLAPVEDFAWPLAAAVLLPSLWVRLGRRRSRARQVGGAGAAGSAKPQGAGGAGAGGPR, encoded by the coding sequence GTGAGCTACGCGACCATGGCACTGATCTTCCTGGCGGGGGCCGCCGTCGTCGCCGTGCTGTGCCTGCTCCCGGCCTGGCCGCCGTCGGTGCGCTGGCGCGCCGTCGTCGGACTGGTGGCGCTGGCCCTGGCCGTGCTGACCGCCGTCTTCGACTCCGTGATGATCGCCGCTGACCTCTTCCGCTACGACGAGTCCATGCTCTCCGGCGCGCGGGTGCTGCTCGCGCCGGTCGAGGACTTCGCCTGGCCGCTGGCGGCGGCAGTGCTGCTGCCCTCGCTGTGGGTGCGACTCGGACGACGGCGCAGCCGGGCCCGGCAGGTCGGGGGAGCGGGGGCCGCGGGCTCAGCGAAACCGCAGGGAGCTGGGGGCGCGGGAGCAGGCGGGCCGCGATGA
- a CDS encoding lycopene cyclase domain-containing protein, with the protein MSWLYLACLLVSLGCMVLLDRRFRLFLFADPRRGALVLGVGVVFFLLWDLVAIGLGFYGRGQGEALSGVELLPHLPVEELVFITFLCYLTMVLYGLFTRFFVRVPEEER; encoded by the coding sequence GTGAGCTGGCTCTACCTCGCCTGCCTGCTCGTCTCCCTCGGGTGCATGGTGCTGCTCGACCGCCGCTTCCGGCTGTTCCTCTTCGCCGACCCCCGCCGCGGCGCGCTCGTGCTCGGCGTCGGCGTCGTGTTCTTCCTGCTGTGGGACCTCGTCGCGATCGGCCTCGGCTTCTACGGCCGCGGCCAGGGCGAGGCGCTCAGCGGCGTCGAGCTCCTGCCCCATCTGCCGGTCGAGGAGCTCGTGTTCATCACCTTCCTCTGCTACCTGACGATGGTGCTGTACGGGCTGTTCACACGGTTCTTCGTCCGTGTCCCGGAGGAGGAGCGGTGA
- the crtI gene encoding phytoene desaturase family protein — MSATVPQQLSGAAPLPARAALSTAGASSPTAGDGGRRRRTAVVVGGGIAGLASAALLAGDGYDVELLEQREALGGRAGTWERDGFRFDTGPSWYLMPEVFDHFFALLGTSAAEQLDLTLLDPGYRVFFEDHAQPVDVRADLEANVATFEVLEPGAGERLRRYLDSAREAYDLATQRFLYTSFESLTTLARPDVLRRSRRLVELLLRPLGAHVARHFADPRLRQILGYPAVFLGSSPDRAPSMYHLMSHLDLADGVLYPQGGLTRLVEAVARLAEREGATLRTGATVTALTTADLPGRRRGRAARVRRTGSHRARVTGVRWRDASGAEHVSAADVVVGAADLHHLETELLPPRLRTYPQRYWDRRDPGPGAVLVYLGVRGELPQLEHHSLFFTADWDRNFADIFGRERRVPDPASAYVCTPSRTDPTVAPPGHENVFVLVPVPADPGLGRGGVDGTGDPAVERAADAAIDQVAAWAGIPDLRERIVVRRTVGPGDFAADLNAWSGGALGPAHTLRQSAFLRGRNASRRVAGLYYAGSSTIPGVGLPMCLISAEILLKRLRGDRNTEPTAVAR, encoded by the coding sequence ATGAGCGCGACCGTGCCGCAGCAGCTGTCCGGCGCCGCCCCGCTGCCCGCCCGCGCCGCCTTGTCGACGGCCGGGGCGTCCTCCCCGACCGCGGGGGACGGAGGCCGGCGGCGCCGCACCGCCGTCGTCGTCGGGGGCGGGATCGCCGGGCTCGCCTCCGCCGCCCTGCTCGCCGGCGACGGCTACGACGTCGAGCTCCTCGAGCAGCGCGAGGCCCTCGGCGGCCGCGCCGGCACCTGGGAGCGCGACGGCTTCCGGTTCGACACCGGCCCGAGCTGGTACCTCATGCCGGAGGTCTTCGACCACTTCTTCGCGCTGCTCGGCACCTCCGCCGCCGAGCAGCTCGACCTGACGCTCCTCGACCCGGGCTACCGGGTGTTCTTCGAGGACCACGCCCAGCCGGTGGACGTGCGTGCGGACCTCGAGGCCAACGTCGCCACCTTCGAGGTCCTCGAACCCGGTGCGGGCGAACGCCTGCGCCGCTACCTCGACTCCGCCCGCGAGGCGTACGACCTCGCCACCCAGCGGTTCCTCTACACGAGCTTCGAGTCGCTCACCACGCTCGCGCGCCCGGACGTGCTGCGCCGCTCCCGGCGCCTCGTCGAGCTGCTGCTGCGCCCGCTCGGCGCGCACGTCGCGCGGCACTTCGCCGACCCGAGGCTGCGGCAGATCCTCGGCTACCCGGCCGTCTTCCTCGGCTCCTCGCCGGACCGCGCGCCGAGCATGTACCACCTCATGAGCCACCTCGACCTCGCCGACGGCGTGCTCTACCCCCAGGGCGGCCTCACCCGGCTGGTCGAGGCGGTCGCGCGGCTGGCCGAGCGCGAGGGCGCGACCCTGCGCACCGGGGCCACCGTGACCGCGCTGACGACGGCGGACCTGCCCGGCCGCCGTCGGGGACGGGCCGCCCGAGTGCGCCGCACGGGTTCCCACCGTGCCCGGGTGACCGGCGTGCGGTGGCGTGACGCGTCGGGGGCGGAGCACGTCAGCGCGGCGGACGTCGTCGTCGGCGCCGCGGACCTGCACCACCTCGAGACCGAGCTGCTGCCGCCGCGGCTGCGGACCTACCCGCAGCGGTACTGGGACCGTCGCGACCCGGGCCCCGGCGCAGTGCTCGTCTACCTCGGCGTGCGCGGCGAGCTGCCGCAGCTCGAGCACCACTCGCTGTTCTTCACCGCCGACTGGGACCGGAACTTCGCGGACATCTTCGGCCGCGAGCGCCGCGTGCCCGACCCGGCGTCCGCGTACGTGTGCACGCCCTCGCGCACCGACCCGACCGTGGCGCCGCCGGGCCACGAGAACGTCTTCGTCCTCGTGCCCGTGCCCGCGGACCCGGGGCTGGGCCGCGGCGGGGTGGACGGCACGGGCGACCCGGCCGTCGAGCGGGCGGCGGACGCCGCGATCGACCAGGTCGCCGCGTGGGCCGGGATCCCGGACCTGCGCGAGCGGATCGTGGTGCGCCGCACCGTCGGCCCGGGCGACTTCGCCGCCGACCTCAACGCCTGGTCCGGCGGGGCGCTGGGCCCCGCGCACACGCTGCGGCAGAGCGCGTTCCTGCGCGGGCGCAACGCCTCCCGGCGCGTCGCCGGGCTGTACTACGCCGGGTCGAGCACGATTCCCGGGGTGGGCCTGCCGATGTGCCTGATCAGCGCCGAGATCCTGCTCAAGCGACTGCGCGGCGACCGCAACACCGAGCCGACGGCGGTGGCGCGGTGA
- a CDS encoding phytoene/squalene synthase family protein has translation MSAPPLPGNGHEADGAARPGPSLRLVTSDPVYDAVAQRAAAAVIDGYSTSFGWACRLLREPVRTHVRNIYALVRLADEVVDGRAGSGDPSHAGAVLTALEEDTYEALRDGRSTNLVVHAFAITARAVGIGPELLVPFFASMRTDLTVTAHDARSLDAYVYGSAEVVGLMCLKVFVAAPDARGVSYSRLSPGARRLGAAFQKVNFLRDLADDHDRLGRTYFPDVDVERLDDARRDELLDDIDADLAAAARAAAQLPPSSRSAVLAAHGLFAELSARLRRTPAAELRRRRVRVPGPRKAAVVARAVVRGGRR, from the coding sequence ATGAGCGCACCACCCCTGCCGGGGAACGGCCACGAGGCCGACGGCGCGGCCAGGCCCGGTCCGTCCCTGCGCCTCGTCACCTCCGACCCCGTCTACGACGCCGTCGCCCAGCGCGCCGCCGCGGCCGTCATCGACGGCTACTCGACGTCGTTCGGCTGGGCGTGCCGGCTCCTGCGCGAGCCCGTGCGCACCCACGTGCGCAACATCTACGCGCTGGTGCGCCTCGCCGACGAGGTCGTGGACGGACGCGCCGGGTCGGGCGACCCGTCGCACGCGGGCGCGGTCCTCACCGCGCTCGAGGAGGACACGTACGAGGCCCTGCGCGACGGCCGGAGCACCAACCTCGTGGTCCACGCCTTCGCGATCACCGCACGGGCGGTGGGCATCGGCCCCGAGCTGCTCGTGCCGTTCTTCGCCTCGATGCGCACCGACCTGACCGTCACGGCCCACGACGCACGCAGCCTCGACGCCTACGTCTACGGGTCGGCGGAGGTGGTCGGCCTGATGTGCCTGAAGGTCTTCGTGGCCGCGCCCGACGCGCGCGGCGTCTCCTACTCGCGCCTGAGCCCCGGTGCCAGGCGCCTGGGCGCCGCCTTCCAGAAGGTCAACTTCCTGCGCGACCTCGCCGACGACCACGACCGGCTCGGTCGCACCTACTTCCCCGACGTCGACGTCGAACGGCTCGACGACGCCCGGCGCGACGAGCTCCTCGACGACATCGACGCCGACCTGGCCGCCGCGGCCCGGGCGGCCGCCCAGCTGCCGCCGAGCAGCCGGTCCGCCGTCCTCGCCGCGCACGGGCTGTTCGCCGAGCTGTCCGCGCGGCTGCGCCGGACGCCGGCGGCGGAGCTGCGACGCCGGCGCGTGCGGGTGCCGGGGCCGCGCAAGGCCGCCGTGGTGGCCCGCGCCGTGGTGCGGGGCGGGCGGCGATGA
- a CDS encoding polyprenyl synthetase family protein, protein MSGRTAADRELRRILDAGSVRARRIGGEHARLWAALTTATEGGKRFRPALVVAAHDLLGGHLPGPAARVGAAVELLHTAFVVHDDVIDGDDTRRGRPNVSGAFAAEAAAAGATARGTRTYADTAGILAGDLALVAAVRAVATCAAPPEAVEQLLDLLDRTVHATAAGELTDVRLGLGLEDDTVSLGDVLTMGERKTAVYSFVLPLQAGALLAGADAETVERLGEIGRLVGIGFQLVDDLQGVFGDEAVTGKSALTDLREGKLTPLIAHARTTDAWPGIAVHLGDPELDDAGAARVRALLTDCGARAVVEELAVDYFETALTTARDAGLPDELLDGVTALTRDFIRRAA, encoded by the coding sequence ATGAGTGGCCGGACAGCGGCGGACAGGGAGCTGCGCCGCATCCTCGACGCCGGGTCCGTCCGCGCCCGGCGCATCGGCGGCGAGCACGCCCGGCTCTGGGCCGCGCTGACGACCGCCACGGAGGGCGGCAAGCGGTTCCGCCCGGCCCTCGTTGTCGCCGCCCACGACCTGCTCGGCGGCCACCTGCCCGGGCCCGCGGCGCGGGTGGGGGCGGCCGTCGAGCTGCTTCACACCGCGTTCGTCGTCCACGACGACGTCATCGACGGCGACGACACCCGCCGCGGCCGGCCCAACGTCTCGGGCGCCTTCGCCGCGGAGGCCGCCGCGGCCGGTGCCACCGCGCGCGGCACCCGCACGTACGCCGACACCGCCGGCATCCTCGCCGGCGACCTCGCCCTCGTCGCCGCCGTGCGCGCCGTCGCCACCTGCGCCGCACCGCCCGAGGCGGTGGAGCAGCTGCTCGACCTCCTCGACCGCACGGTCCACGCCACCGCCGCGGGCGAGCTGACCGACGTCCGCCTCGGGCTTGGCCTCGAGGACGACACCGTCTCCCTCGGCGACGTGCTGACCATGGGGGAGCGCAAGACCGCCGTCTACAGCTTCGTGCTGCCGCTCCAGGCCGGCGCCCTGCTGGCCGGCGCGGACGCGGAGACGGTGGAGCGGCTCGGGGAGATCGGCCGGCTCGTCGGCATCGGCTTCCAGCTCGTCGACGACCTCCAGGGCGTCTTCGGCGACGAGGCCGTCACCGGCAAGTCCGCCCTCACGGACCTGCGCGAGGGCAAGCTCACCCCGCTGATCGCCCACGCCCGCACCACCGACGCCTGGCCCGGCATCGCCGTCCACCTGGGCGACCCCGAGCTGGACGACGCCGGCGCCGCCCGCGTGCGCGCCCTGCTGACCGACTGCGGTGCACGTGCCGTCGTGGAGGAGCTCGCGGTCGACTACTTCGAGACCGCCCTCACCACCGCCCGGGACGCCGGCCTGCCCGACGAGCTTCTCGACGGCGTCACCGCACTGACCCGCGACTTCATCCGGAGGGCCGCATGA
- the idi gene encoding isopentenyl-diphosphate Delta-isomerase, producing MAGPVPLDHVVLVDDDGRPLGVAPRGTVHGTDTPLHLAFSCYLFRSDGRVLLTRRALGKRTWPGVWTNSFCGHPRLGEAVPEALARHAAHELGLTVHDVRVVLPDFRYRAVDAAGVVENELCPVLVALTDDEPAPDPAEVMDLRWVDPEELGRLVVLAPWALSPWAVEQVHAMAELDDDTDDAAAGVHAQELVG from the coding sequence ATGGCCGGCCCCGTCCCGCTCGATCACGTGGTCCTCGTCGACGACGACGGCCGCCCGCTCGGTGTCGCGCCGCGCGGCACGGTGCACGGCACCGACACCCCGCTGCACCTGGCGTTCTCCTGCTACCTCTTCCGCAGCGACGGGCGGGTGCTGCTCACCCGCCGTGCGCTGGGGAAGCGGACCTGGCCGGGGGTGTGGACCAACTCCTTCTGCGGCCACCCGCGCCTCGGTGAGGCGGTGCCCGAGGCACTGGCCCGGCACGCGGCCCACGAGCTGGGCCTGACCGTCCACGACGTCCGGGTCGTCCTGCCGGACTTCCGGTACCGGGCGGTCGACGCCGCGGGCGTGGTCGAGAACGAGCTGTGCCCCGTCCTCGTCGCCCTCACCGACGACGAGCCGGCGCCCGACCCGGCGGAGGTCATGGACCTGCGCTGGGTGGACCCCGAGGAGCTCGGCCGCCTCGTCGTCCTCGCCCCGTGGGCGCTGAGCCCGTGGGCGGTCGAGCAGGTCCACGCCATGGCGGAGCTCGACGACGACACCGACGACGCCGCCGCCGGCGTCCACGCGCAGGAGCTCGTCGGATGA
- a CDS encoding MarR family winged helix-turn-helix transcriptional regulator — protein MADNPSSGPTPPRSSYWYDGEAAVVEMLAALRAFRRADQEMRRRMSADMDMNVTDMQALQFIIAAEGQGRTVAPRDLAAHLRISTASTTKLLDRLTASGHLERTPHPTDRRSLIVVPTEHAHREVRDRLARMHERMREIARAVPEPARPAVVTFLRDMARELDEAGSPAPLTPRPPTSGS, from the coding sequence ATGGCAGACAACCCCTCGTCGGGCCCGACGCCGCCGCGCTCGTCCTACTGGTACGACGGCGAGGCGGCCGTGGTGGAGATGCTCGCTGCACTGCGGGCCTTCCGCCGCGCCGACCAGGAGATGCGCCGGCGCATGAGCGCCGACATGGACATGAACGTGACCGACATGCAGGCCTTGCAGTTCATCATCGCCGCGGAGGGCCAGGGCCGCACGGTGGCGCCGCGCGACCTCGCCGCGCACCTGCGGATCTCCACCGCCTCGACCACCAAGCTGCTGGACCGGCTCACCGCGTCGGGCCACCTGGAGCGGACCCCGCACCCGACCGACCGGCGTTCGCTGATCGTGGTGCCCACCGAGCACGCCCACCGCGAGGTGCGCGACCGCCTCGCCCGGATGCACGAACGGATGCGGGAGATCGCCCGCGCGGTGCCGGAACCGGCGCGGCCCGCCGTCGTGACGTTCCTGCGCGACATGGCCCGCGAGCTGGACGAGGCCGGCTCGCCCGCGCCGCTCACCCCCCGCCCGCCCACGTCCGGGTCCTGA
- a CDS encoding anti-sigma factor — MSHLDDETIALRALGEHVGPEVQTHLESCEQCRAEVASLERVTSSARGAGAGRLERPPERVWDGIAEELGLADGGAAEQVTAAPAPFPAAAPPPAAGPPPASAPAPSTATTGASAWRRRTAWIAAASFLVGVGGTVLALNLPDRDSQGPVVASAALDPMPGREATGEAAVHEKDGRRVLDLRLDDAGPTGFLEVWLLDADAQRLVSLGMLTGTSGTFELPPGLDLKEFPVVDVSDEPYDGNPAHSGDSIVRGRLA; from the coding sequence ATGTCGCATCTTGACGACGAGACGATCGCCCTCCGCGCCCTCGGCGAGCACGTCGGTCCCGAGGTCCAGACGCATCTGGAGAGCTGCGAGCAGTGCCGCGCCGAGGTCGCGTCGCTCGAGCGCGTGACCTCCTCGGCCCGGGGGGCCGGCGCCGGCCGGCTGGAGCGACCGCCCGAGCGGGTCTGGGACGGGATCGCCGAAGAGCTCGGGCTTGCCGACGGCGGAGCGGCCGAGCAGGTGACCGCCGCCCCGGCCCCGTTCCCCGCCGCCGCCCCGCCGCCGGCCGCCGGCCCGCCGCCGGCATCGGCCCCGGCGCCGTCCACCGCCACCACGGGCGCCTCGGCGTGGCGCCGGCGGACGGCCTGGATCGCTGCGGCGAGCTTCCTCGTCGGCGTCGGCGGGACCGTGCTGGCTCTCAACCTCCCCGACCGGGACTCGCAGGGTCCCGTGGTGGCCAGCGCCGCGCTCGACCCCATGCCGGGGCGGGAGGCGACCGGCGAGGCGGCCGTGCACGAGAAGGACGGCCGCCGGGTTCTCGACCTGCGGCTCGACGACGCCGGGCCGACCGGCTTCCTGGAGGTCTGGCTGCTCGACGCCGATGCCCAGCGGCTCGTGAGTCTCGGGATGCTCACGGGGACCTCGGGCACGTTCGAGCTCCCGCCCGGCCTGGACCTGAAGGAGTTCCCGGTCGTCGACGTCTCGGACGAGCCGTACGACGGCAACCCCGCGCACAGCGGCGACAGCATCGTCCGGGGCCGGCTGGCCTGA
- a CDS encoding RNA polymerase sigma factor, translating to MGNLPITAVGLPAAARPREVGVDDDESRLALEAAFRAGRPEAVRELYDRWSPLVYTIARRSLGSVADAEDVTQQVFVAAWRGRAGFDPVRAPLQAWLVGITRNTVADAHARRARELRAADAATRTAEEVAPPADDPTRVVEQVVVADALGDLGEPQGEIMRLAFFDELTHVEIAERVGLPLGTVKSHIRRSLGRLRTRLEVADVAS from the coding sequence GTGGGTAACCTCCCGATCACGGCGGTCGGTCTCCCGGCCGCGGCCCGGCCCCGGGAGGTGGGTGTGGACGACGACGAGTCCCGCCTGGCCCTCGAGGCCGCCTTCCGTGCCGGCCGGCCGGAGGCGGTGCGTGAGCTGTACGACCGCTGGTCGCCGCTCGTCTACACGATCGCCCGGCGCTCGCTAGGCTCCGTGGCGGACGCCGAGGACGTCACCCAGCAGGTGTTCGTGGCGGCCTGGCGCGGGCGCGCAGGGTTCGACCCCGTGCGGGCGCCGCTGCAGGCGTGGCTGGTCGGCATCACCCGCAACACCGTGGCCGACGCGCACGCCCGCCGCGCCCGTGAGCTGCGCGCGGCGGACGCCGCGACCCGCACGGCCGAGGAGGTCGCGCCGCCGGCGGACGACCCCACGCGCGTGGTCGAGCAGGTGGTGGTCGCCGACGCGCTCGGCGACCTGGGGGAGCCGCAGGGAGAGATCATGAGGCTGGCGTTCTTCGACGAGCTCACCCACGTGGAGATCGCCGAACGCGTCGGGCTCCCGCTCGGCACGGTGAAGTCGCACATCAGGCGGAGTCTGGGACGGTTGCGCACGAGGCTGGAGGTGGCAGATGTCGCATCTTGA